The Cuculus canorus isolate bCucCan1 chromosome 5, bCucCan1.pri, whole genome shotgun sequence genome window below encodes:
- the LOC104062546 gene encoding acyl-CoA (8-3)-desaturase — protein sequence MAPPQGVGEVGEEQDGDPAASPALRRFTWKEIEERNGKGPRPQECWLVIERKVYDISHFCRRHPGGARLIVSHAGQDATDAFVAFHVDKALVNKYLKPLQIGELSPDQPSIEPTKNKMLVEDFRELRTTVEKMGLLKPNQLFFFLHLAHILLLDIAAWLILFYFGTSLMPFIVSLLVLTISQVQASWLQHDLGHLSVFKKIKWNHLLHKFVMCHLIGASAKWWTLLHSQHHAKPNCFQKDPDIDMHPFLFTLGKKFSVELGIKKTKYMPYNHQHKYFFITLPPFLFPTYFHCHTFYIAYTKRYWGDLAWMLTFYIRFFFTYGALLETKSLLAYYFIFRMLESSWFVWVSQMNHIPMDIDYDKNLDWMSTQLKATCNVEQSLFNDWFTGHLNFQIEHHLFPTMPRHNYWKVAPLVKSLCAKHGIEYQCKPLLTAFADIVHSLKSSGELWLDAYLHK from the exons ATGGCACCGCCGCAAGGGGTTGGGGAGGTGGGcgaggagcaggatggggaccCCGCTGCGAGCCCGGCGCTGCGGCGCTTCACCTGGAAGGAGATCGAGGAGAGGAACGGGAAGGGGCCACGACCCCAGGAGTGCTGGTTGGTGATCGAGAGGAAGGTGTACGACATCAGCCACTTCTGCAGGAGGCACCCGGGAGGGGCTCGGCTCATCGTCAGCCACGCCGGGCAGGACGCCACG GATGCCTTTGTAGCATTCCATGTCGACAAGGCGCTGGTGAACAAGTACTTGAAACCACTGCAGATTGGGGAGCTGTCACCAGATCAACCTAGTATTGAGCCCACTAAAAAC AAAATGCTGGTGGAAGACTTCCGTGAATTGCGCACTACTGTTGAGAAAATGGGACTTCTGAAGCCAAATCAACTCTTCTTCTTCCTGCACCTCGCTCACATCCTCCTGTTGGATATCGCTGCTTGGCTCATTCTTTTCTACTTTGGAACATCCTTAATGCCCTTTATTGTCTCTCTGTTGGTGCTGACCATTTCCCAG gtCCAGGCTTCGTGGTTACAACATGATTTGGGACATCTTTCAGTATTCAAGAAGATCAAGTGGAACCACTTGCTGCATAAGTTTGTGATGTGCCATTTGATT GGGGCATCAGCCAAATGGTGGACTCTTCTGCACTCCCAGCACCATGCCAAACCCAACTGCTTCCAGAAAGACCCTGATATTGATATGCATCCTTTCTTGTTCactttggggaagaaattctcaGTGGAg CTTGGGatcaaaaagacaaaatatatgCCGTACAATCACCAGCACAAATACTTCTTCATCA CTCTTCCTCCATTCCTGTTTCCCACCTACTTCCACTGCCACACTTTTTATATTGCATACACAAAAAGGTATTGGGGG GACTTGGCCTGGATGCTGACCTTCTATATCAGATTCTTTTTTACTTATGGAGCATTACTAGAAACAAAGAGTCTCCTGGcgtattattttatattcag aatgctggagagcagctggtTTGTTTGGGTGTCACAGATGAATCATATCCCTATGGATATTGACTATGACAAAAATTTGGACTGGATGTCTACTCAG CTCAAGGCAACATGCAACGTTGAGCAGTCTCTGTTCAATGACTGGTTTACTGGGCATCTGAACTTCCAGATTGAACATCA TCTATTCCCTACAATGCCAAGACACAACTACTGGAAGGTGGCTCCTCTGGTGAAGTCCTTGTGCGCCAAGCATGGCATTGAGTACCAATGCAAGCCGTTGCTTACAGCTTTTGCAGACATTGTACA ctctctGAAGAGTTCAGGAGAGCTCTGGCTTGATGCCTACCTACACAAATAA